ACCATAACTAATACCCTGCGCGCCGATGCCTATCAACACAACACCTAAAATCACTGCCAGGTTTTTTCGATTAACAATTGTGCTTTTCATCAAATCTTCGGCGTGGAAATACCCGAATTTATTCAGGGAAGGAACGCCGTCTCCTTTCCTTAGTTTTTTTAGAGATTTCATTGCTTGAGTCGTCCCCATGTTGTTGTGAGTTTGCCTTTTGCTTCGACTGCGAGTGGGATGCCGGTCCTCGCGCCACCTTCGCCAACCAGATGATGCGCACGACCCGATGCATCTGAGAATATCTGTCTTCCACCGGGTTCATCAAAATGCCACAACGCGATTGTCTCACGGTCTTTTTTGAATTTATTATGCGGCATAAATCCGTCTTTACTGACATCATAACGAGCAACCGTCGAGATAGTCCCCGGAAGAAGTCGTCGTGAATCTCAATTTTCTCTCCAAACCCTCCAAGCGTAAAATCCTTTGGGTACTGGAAGTGTGAGAGATCGTGTGCGAGCGGTGTTCCTCTCGGCACGTTCCTTATCTTTGCGAAATCGTTAACGATGATTGCTTCCTCTTTCCCATCTGACTGATATGCGATGTGATGCCACTGGTTTGGGGAAAGTGCTACTGGGCGGGACCCTGTCGTAGCGCGCTTTCCTCCAACCAGAATGTGCCCTTGAATTAGTAGGATTAAATCACCCTTCTGCCAATCGATATGTTTCGTTATGTGATCCCGTTGCCCATTATCGCTCGCGACCTGCATTTCCACCTGTTGGCTGAGAATCGTTGCATATATATTTCCGTCAGGCGGTGTGGTCGGATAGACCCACGCTTCAACGGTGAACTCTTCTGTGCCTTTCGGTAAGAGAACACCGAAGGTTTTAAAGTCTAAAACCGCATAGTCGTCCACACCATCAAGGACTAAATAGTTTCCACCTGCGGGTGAAGCGGGTGGGAATGCTTTGGCACTCAGCGGAATTAATGTGAATAAAAAGAGGCATGTCAGGATATATCGGTGTGTCATTTTTTCTCCTTTTTCGTGTAAAACATGCGTTTGACTTAGAGCGTTCAAGAAGAGAACGTCTTCTACTATTAAAGACACAATTTCGGGGCGGAAAGTGTGCATAATTTGAGAAAAATGTAAAAATTGGTTATCAGTTTTCGGTTCTCAGTTAAGAGTGTTTTTGCAAACGCTAAAATCCAATGCGAAGAAAGTGTTTCCCCAAGATTGGAATTCCCTCCTACAGAAACAGTGATTGCCAGTTAATTATCAGCAGTCATCAGTTAGCAGTCAGTGTATTTAAGGTTGGTTTTGATGTTCTGCTTTGAGTTCACTCCAAGGCGTGAACAGTTTACCCTTTGCCGTTACTGCACGAAAGCCAGTATCAAAGACGAGAACATCTGTAGAAAATCGCACATCTGCATCAAGACTCCCGAAGACATAAATCTTTCCGTTGACCGTTGCTGCATCAAAAGTATCAAGAGGGTTTGGCAATGCTGAAATCTCCCGCCACGTTTCCGTCCTCGGATGATACACATTCACAGTTGCTACTTGCTGCAAGCCTCCTTCGAGTGTGTAACCCCCAATCAGATAGATCTCATACCCAACAACAGTACTCGAGAACCAATTTTTGAGTTCCAACAGCTCCTTCTTTTTCTGCCATTGACGGTTTATTGGGTCATATTCCTCAATGCTCCCCAGAAACGGATCCACACCCCACTTTTGGGGGAGTGGCCATCCTTCTCCACCAATGACATAAATACGATTGTTGACAACCTCCACACCCCCAGGATCGCGCCGGGTCGGCATTTTGGGACCCTTCGTCCACGTATCCGTGGCAGGATCATAGATATCAACGCGGTCCATCCGTTGTTCCTTTCCCTCACCTAAGCCTGCTGTCCCCCCAATGAGATAGACTTTTCCAGCAACGACACCCAGACCGAAGTAGAAGCGAGAAATCGGCATCTCCTTTTTCTGGGTCCATGTATCTGTGAGTGGATCGTATGCCTCTACGTGATCCGCCATTTTCCAATTCTGAAGGAATTTGTCTTTTGAATGATACCCCCCAAAGACATAGATCGTGCCATTGACGACAGCTGCTTTTGCATTTGTGCGTGGCGTTGACATATCTGCGACTCGTTGCCACGTGTTGGTTTGCGGGTCATACATCTCAACAGTTGAAAGTCCAAACGGCCCCGCATTGTTTTGAAAAAGACTGCCACCGATAAGGTAAATCTTATCATCTACGACTGAGGTAGCGAATTCCCATCTCTTCGTGGGAGTTGCGTTATCACTTCCCAATCCTGACCCGCAAAGGATTCTATTTGCATCAGCGAAAAAATGAGAAAAACAACGCTAATAACGATGGCTTTTTTAGAATTGAACATTCTTGACATTGGAAATGCCTCCATATTTTGTGAATACAGTGGTCAACCGTCGAGGTTCGGAGATCCCTCCTACAAGAGATTTTATTGCTTGAGTCGTCCCCATGTTGTTGTGAGTTTGCCTTTTGCTTCGACTGCGAGTGGGATGCCGGTCCTTGCTCCACCTTCACCTACCAGATGATGGTCATTACCGGATGCATCTGAGAATATTCGTCTTCCACCGGGTTCATCAAAATGCCACAACGCGAGTGTCTCACGGTCTTTTTTGAATTTATTATGCGGCATAAATCCGTCTTTACTGACATCATAACGAGCAACCGTCGAGATAAAGGGTCCCCGGAAGAAGTTGTCGTGAATCTCAATTTTCTTTCCAAACCCTCCAAGCGTAAAATCCTTTGGGTACTGGAAGTGTGAGAGATCGTGGGCGAGCGGCCATCCTCTCGGTCAGTTCCGTATTTCTGCGAAATCGTTAACGATATTTGCTTGCACTCTTCCATCTGACTGATATGCGATGTGATGCCACTGGTTCGGGGAAAGTGCCATTATGCGCCCTATCTCAGCGGGACCTCCTTTAACCATAATATGCCCTCGAATGGATAGGATTAAATCACCCTCCTGCCAATCGATATGTGCCTTTATGTGCTCCCGTTACCCATTATCGCTCGCGAGGTGCATCTCCACCTGTTGGCTGAGAATCATGGCATATACATTCCCATCAGGTGGTGTGGTCGGATAGACCCACGCTTCAACGGTGAACTCTTCTGTGCCTTTCGGCAAGAGAACACCGGAGGTTTTAAAGTCTAAAACGGCGTAGTCGTCCACGCCATCGAGGACTAAATAGTTTCCACCGGCGGGTGAAGCGGGTGGGAATGCTTTGGCACTCAACGGAATTAATGTGAGTAAAAAGAGGTATGTCAGGATGTATCGGTGTGTCATTTTTTTCTCCTTTTTCGTCTAAAAAACGTGTGTTCAACCTAAGAACGCGTAGAAAGAAAGTCCCTTTTATTATTAAAGACACAATTTTAGAATGGGAATTGTGCATAATCTGAAAGAAATGTAAAAAATGTGATTTTTAATTCAATGAGGGTAGTGGTCCGCGGTCAGGAGTCGGGATTCGGATATCCCTCCTACAGAAGAGCCAAATCCGTGCGGTAAGGGAAACAAAAAACTTGACATTTTTTTTACTTAATTTTAAGATATAGGTAATCTTATAGCGGCTTCTCCAATCCATTATCCTGCAAGCCTCTATAGGCTTGCACAGAACCGAACATCAGAACGGTATTCCATCGAAAGTTACTCACGTGAGGGACCTCCTCACGCAGAACGTATCGGAGGTGAACATGTCAACGAACGATGTTGCGTTAATGGCGCACCTCATGCGCCGCGCAGGGTTCGGAACAACCCGCACCGAGTTGGAAGCCTACGTTGAAAAAGGCTACGAGAATGTCGTTGACGATCTCGTCCATCCTGAACGCGGGACCCCCATTGATGAAGATATTTTAGAACGCTACTTCGGCGGTGAAGGTGCTTATGTTGGTATTTGGATCTATCGGATGCTGAACAGCAGGTGTCCACTTCAAGAGAAGATGGCACTCTTCTGGCACCATGTCTTTGCAACGGGGTTAGGCAAGAATCAGCATATCCTCGCATCCTCGAACCAGATTGATATGCTTCGGCGCGTCGGTATGGGACAGATGCGAGACATTCTAATTGAACTTTCCAAAGATCCGGCGATGATCTTCTGGCTCGATAATAACGACAACCGTAAAGGCGAACCCAACGAAAACTACGGGAGAGAACTCCTCGAACTTTTCTCATTAGGGGTGGGTAACTACAGTGAAGATGATATAAAGAGCTGCGCTCTCGCTTTCACAGGTTGGACATTCGGACAGCCGATTCCGTTGTACCCGCACGGTTACTACTCGCCACCCTTTTTGTTCGATGAAGAGGAACACGACGACTGCGAGAAAACCTTCTTGGGACATACTGGAAACCTTAACGGCGAAGACATCATCGACATCATCGTCGAACAACCCGCTTGTGCCAAATTTATCTCCAGACATCTCTATAACTTCTTTGTCGCAGATGAACCACAAGTTCCGTCGTGGAACGTGACACCCCCACAAGATCCGGACGCGATCGAGACACTCTCAGACGCATTTATGGCATCTGATGGGAATATTTCCCACGTCCTCGGGGTCCTTTTCAATTCTGACTTCTTCAAAGAAGCCCAATTCAAGAAGGTGAAAAGCCCGACGGAACTCGTCACGGGGATCGTGAAACTGGTAGGTGCCTTCCAAGGTCCTCAACCCGGAATAGGACAATATGCCAGTGCCACGCAATTGATGGGACAGAAACTCATGGATCCACCGACTGTAGAAGGGTGGCACACCGGTAAAGAGTGGATCGATGGGGGTCTGCTTACCGCTCGCGTCAATTTCGCCGTTCGTGAAGTCAGCGACGCATCGAAACCCGGAATTCAGGACATCATCACACGCTTGAAAAATAACGGAGATTCGCTCTCACCGGAGGCATTTGTGGACGAATGCCTTGAACTCGCTGGACCCCTGACAATAGGGGACACCACCCGTGAGTATCTGACCGAATTTGCGGAAGCGAACGGTGAACTCAACCTTGCAGATGATGACGCTGCGGAGGAGAATCAAGCACGGGTCGTCAGTATGCTCCAGTTAATCGTGGCTTCAAGAGAGTATCAACTTGGCTAACCTTTTTGTACAGCCTTCGGCTTTCAGCCGTCAGCGGTGAGTAACAAGAGGCAGTTTTTAAACGAAAACCTCTTTACTGATTGCTGACAGCTAACTGCTGAAAGCGAATAAAAGGAGACATCGACATGAGTACTATCAAGAAAGATCCCGTCCTTGTCGTTGTACAACTCAGTGGTGGCAACGACTTCATGAATACACTCATTCCCTACACAGCCGGGATTTATCACGATTCCCGTCCGGTTGTCGGTATTAAACCGGAAGATGTGCTACCCTCAGAGGTAGATGACAAGTTGGGCTGGCATCCACAGGCTGACCCTCTGAAAAAAATGTTTGATGCCGGTGATGTCGCTGTTGTGCAGGGAATCGGCTATCCCGATTCAAACCGCTCACATTTCCGAGCGATGGATATCTGGCATACCTGTGAGCCTCTGAAAATCGGTGATGAAGGTTGGGTCGGCAGACTCGTCCGAGAACTCGATCCACAGAGCCACAACGTCTTAACGGGTGTCAGTTTCGGACAAGGACTTCCGCGCGCCTGTGCGCTTTCCGGCATTCCGGTCACCTCCGTTGGCGATTTGGATAACTATGGGTTGATGACCAGCATTGGCGATGAAACACAACGGACGAAAGCACTTGAGATATTCAAAGGGATGTACAGTAGCGCGGTTGGCACCGGTATCGTGATGGACTACCTCAGCCAAACCGGGTTAGATGTGATTAAAGGTGCCGATGAACTCAAGAAGGCACCGGCGACGTATAAATCCGAAGTGGAGTACCCCCAAAGCGCAATCGCAAAAAGCTTACGAGATGTCGCACGGGTCCATCTCGCTGATCTCGGCACACGTGTTTTTTACACGCAGCACGGCGGTTATGACAACCATGCCAACGAGGTTCCGGCGCACCCACGGCTCCTGACCGACCTCACGGAAGCCATTCAAGCGTTCTTCACGGATCTACGGTCCCAGAACGCCTCCGAAGAGATCGTCATGTACGTTTTCACGGAATTCGGCAGACGTATCCGAGACAACGCCAGTGGTACGGATCATGGCACTGGTGGCGGGGCATTTATCATCGGTGATCATGTGAAAGGCGGTCTTTACTCGGAATACCCGTCTCTCGATCCGTCCCGTTGGGTACACGGCGAAGATCTTGAGCATACCATCGACTTCCGCGGGATATACGGAACGCTTTTAGAGCAGTGGATGGGTGTAGACCCGACCCATATCGTTGGCGGGAATTTTGAACAGATTCATCCGTTTTCAGTGTAGCTTGCAAACTGAAACTTGCTATTCTAATGACGCACGAATAACGGTAGGAGGCAATCATGGGTAGACCTTACGGTTTGCTGCGTGCCGGGTATCCATTTCACAAGACCCTGAGCATGCGGCGGACGACCAACTTTCCGGTCGATATCGCAATCGGAAAAGAGGGACGTTTGTATATCATGTGCCGTAGCGACGGCACTGCGATGATTCGGAAATATACCGTTGAGGATGAAGACCTCGGCACGATGGGCGGTTACGGACACGGTGATGGTCAATTCACGTGGCCCGTGACGATTACTCCAGACAGCGAAGAAAACCTCTATGTATCCGATGAATACCTGCATCGGATTGTCGCCTTTAACAGCGAAGGTGAACACATTGGCACATGGGGTGAACACGGCACGGAGTCGGGGCAACTCAACGGTCCCACGGGTATGGACTTCGATCCAGAGGGGAATCTCTACGTCGCTGACAGTTTGAGTCATCGGGTGCAGAAGTTCACGAAAGACGGTAAGTTCCTTTTAGGATGGGGGAGTTATGGCGAGGGTGAAGGTGAATTCAACATGCCGTGGGGCGTCGCTGTAGACGAACTCGGCGATGTCTACGTTTCTGATTGGCGAAACGACAGGATACAGAAGTTCAACGCTGAGGGAGAATTCCTCTTCACATTCGGGAAATCCGGCAGTGGCAACGGTGAACTCAACCGTCCTGCCGGTATTGACGTTGACCTATACGGCGATATCTATGTCGCCGACCGAG
This region of Candidatus Poribacteria bacterium genomic DNA includes:
- a CDS encoding DUF1800 domain-containing protein, which codes for MSTNDVALMAHLMRRAGFGTTRTELEAYVEKGYENVVDDLVHPERGTPIDEDILERYFGGEGAYVGIWIYRMLNSRCPLQEKMALFWHHVFATGLGKNQHILASSNQIDMLRRVGMGQMRDILIELSKDPAMIFWLDNNDNRKGEPNENYGRELLELFSLGVGNYSEDDIKSCALAFTGWTFGQPIPLYPHGYYSPPFLFDEEEHDDCEKTFLGHTGNLNGEDIIDIIVEQPACAKFISRHLYNFFVADEPQVPSWNVTPPQDPDAIETLSDAFMASDGNISHVLGVLFNSDFFKEAQFKKVKSPTELVTGIVKLVGAFQGPQPGIGQYASATQLMGQKLMDPPTVEGWHTGKEWIDGGLLTARVNFAVREVSDASKPGIQDIITRLKNNGDSLSPEAFVDECLELAGPLTIGDTTREYLTEFAEANGELNLADDDAAEENQARVVSMLQLIVASREYQLG
- a CDS encoding DUF1501 domain-containing protein; the protein is MSTIKKDPVLVVVQLSGGNDFMNTLIPYTAGIYHDSRPVVGIKPEDVLPSEVDDKLGWHPQADPLKKMFDAGDVAVVQGIGYPDSNRSHFRAMDIWHTCEPLKIGDEGWVGRLVRELDPQSHNVLTGVSFGQGLPRACALSGIPVTSVGDLDNYGLMTSIGDETQRTKALEIFKGMYSSAVGTGIVMDYLSQTGLDVIKGADELKKAPATYKSEVEYPQSAIAKSLRDVARVHLADLGTRVFYTQHGGYDNHANEVPAHPRLLTDLTEAIQAFFTDLRSQNASEEIVMYVFTEFGRRIRDNASGTDHGTGGGAFIIGDHVKGGLYSEYPSLDPSRWVHGEDLEHTIDFRGIYGTLLEQWMGVDPTHIVGGNFEQIHPFSV
- a CDS encoding NHL repeat-containing protein, with the translated sequence MGRPYGLLRAGYPFHKTLSMRRTTNFPVDIAIGKEGRLYIMCRSDGTAMIRKYTVEDEDLGTMGGYGHGDGQFTWPVTITPDSEENLYVSDEYLHRIVAFNSEGEHIGTWGEHGTESGQLNGPTGMDFDPEGNLYVADSLSHRVQKFTKDGKFLLGWGSYGEGEGEFNMPWGVAVDELGDVYVSDWRNDRIQKFNAEGEFLFTFGKSGSGNGELNRPAGIDVDLYGDIYVADRGNDRIQLFNAEGRYVQKFLGDATLSKVSQAYMMTNASPNRMRDMADLEPQKYLRSPKSVAVSDDGLMFVPDFGSYRVQVYRNMAVPLSEQEFSPPRRSVTLHQE